In one Pseudomonas tensinigenes genomic region, the following are encoded:
- a CDS encoding MotA/TolQ/ExbB proton channel family protein, with amino-acid sequence MWELVKSGGWMMLPIILSSIAAMAIVAERLWTLRASRVTPEHLLGQVWVWIKDKQLNKEKLKELRANSPLGEILAAGLANSKHGREIMKECIEEAAARVIHELERYVNALGTIAAMSPLLGLLGTVLGMIDIFSAFTGSGMTTNASVLAGGISKALITTAAGLMVGIPAVFFHRFLQRRIDELVVGMEQEAIKLVEVVQGDRDVDLAEGRV; translated from the coding sequence GTGTGGGAATTGGTCAAATCCGGCGGCTGGATGATGTTGCCGATTATTCTGAGCTCCATCGCGGCCATGGCGATCGTCGCCGAGCGCCTGTGGACCCTGCGCGCCAGTCGCGTCACCCCCGAGCATCTGTTGGGTCAGGTCTGGGTCTGGATCAAGGACAAGCAGCTCAATAAAGAAAAACTCAAGGAATTGCGCGCCAATTCGCCGCTGGGGGAAATCCTCGCGGCGGGCCTGGCCAACTCCAAACATGGTCGCGAGATCATGAAAGAGTGCATCGAAGAGGCCGCCGCCCGCGTTATTCACGAGCTCGAGCGCTACGTTAACGCGCTGGGCACGATTGCCGCCATGTCGCCGTTGCTCGGTCTGCTGGGCACCGTGTTAGGCATGATCGACATTTTCAGCGCCTTCACCGGTTCCGGCATGACCACCAATGCCTCGGTATTGGCCGGTGGTATTTCCAAAGCGCTGATCACCACCGCTGCAGGCCTGATGGTCGGTATCCCGGCAGTGTTCTTCCACCGGTTCCTGCAACGCCGCATTGATGAACTGGTGGTGGGCATGGAGCAGGAAGCGATCAAACTGGTTGAAGTGGTGCAGGGCGACCGTGACGTCGATCTGGCCGAGGGCCGGGTGTGA
- the kdsB gene encoding 3-deoxy-manno-octulosonate cytidylyltransferase — protein MTTAFTVVIPSRYASTRLPGKPLLDIAGKPMIQHVWEQASKSSATRVVVATDDARIVEACQAFGAEVVLTREDHNSGTDRLAEVAAKLGLEPDAIVVNVQGDEPLIPPSVIDQVAANLAAHTEARMATLAEPIEDVETLFNPNVVKVVSDLHGLALTFSRATLPWARDAFAKSREQLPEGVPYRRHIGIYAYRAGFLQDFVSWGPCWLENTESLEQLRALWHGVRIHVADALIAPPTGVDTVEDLERVRRLLGA, from the coding sequence ATGACCACTGCCTTCACCGTTGTCATCCCGTCGCGTTACGCCTCGACCCGCTTGCCGGGCAAACCGCTGCTGGATATCGCCGGCAAGCCGATGATCCAGCACGTCTGGGAACAGGCGAGCAAAAGCAGCGCCACTCGTGTGGTGGTTGCCACTGACGATGCGCGCATCGTCGAGGCCTGCCAGGCCTTTGGCGCCGAAGTGGTGCTGACCCGTGAAGACCACAATTCCGGCACCGATCGTCTGGCCGAAGTCGCGGCGAAATTGGGTCTTGAGCCCGACGCGATCGTGGTCAACGTGCAGGGCGACGAGCCACTGATCCCACCGAGCGTGATCGATCAGGTTGCCGCCAATCTGGCCGCCCACACCGAAGCGCGCATGGCCACGCTGGCCGAGCCGATTGAGGACGTGGAAACCCTGTTCAACCCGAACGTGGTCAAGGTCGTTAGCGACCTCCACGGTCTGGCGCTGACCTTCAGCCGTGCCACTTTGCCGTGGGCGCGCGATGCCTTTGCCAAGAGCCGTGAGCAATTGCCCGAAGGTGTGCCGTACCGTCGTCACATCGGCATTTATGCCTACCGCGCCGGTTTCCTCCAGGACTTCGTCAGCTGGGGCCCGTGCTGGCTGGAAAACACTGAATCGCTCGAACAACTGCGTGCCCTGTGGCATGGCGTGCGGATTCATGTCGCCGATGCGCTGATCGCACCGCCAACCGGCGTCGACACCGTCGAAGACCTCGAGCGCGTTCGTCGCCTGCTGGGGGCCTGA
- a CDS encoding Trm112 family protein, translating into MDTKLLDILACPICKGPLKLSADKTELISKGAGLAYPIRDGIPVMLESEARTLTTDERLDK; encoded by the coding sequence ATGGACACCAAATTGCTCGACATCCTCGCGTGCCCGATCTGCAAAGGCCCGCTCAAGCTCAGCGCCGACAAGACCGAACTGATCAGCAAGGGCGCCGGTCTGGCGTACCCGATCCGCGACGGCATCCCGGTGATGCTCGAAAGCGAAGCCCGCACCCTGACCACCGACGAGCGCCTGGATAAATGA
- the lpxK gene encoding tetraacyldisaccharide 4'-kinase gives MSLSDRLLAAWYQGHPALTLLRPLEMLYRRVVVGKRQRFLDGEGEIYQSPVPLIVVGNITVGGTGKTPMILWLIEHCRRSGLRVGVVSRGYGAKPPQLPWRVEADQTADIAGDEPLLIVQRTGVPLMIDPDRSAAVKALLASEPLDLILSDDGMQHYRLARDLELVLIDAARGLGNKRCLPAGPLREPIERLQSVDGVLFNGATEDRDDGFAFRLQPTALVNLRSGERKSLEHFPPGQSVHAVAGIGNPQRFFNTLEALDWRAVPHAFADHAEYSMQALNFTPSLPLVMTEKDAVKCRAFAAADWWYLAVDAVPSPAFVAWFDTQLMRLLPDRLLP, from the coding sequence ATGAGCCTGTCCGATCGTTTGCTCGCCGCGTGGTATCAGGGGCACCCGGCCCTGACGCTGCTGCGGCCGCTGGAAATGTTGTATCGCCGCGTGGTGGTGGGTAAACGCCAGCGCTTTCTCGATGGCGAAGGCGAGATTTATCAGTCGCCGGTGCCGTTGATCGTGGTTGGCAATATCACTGTGGGAGGCACCGGCAAGACGCCGATGATTCTCTGGTTGATCGAACATTGCCGACGCAGCGGTTTGCGTGTCGGCGTGGTCAGCCGTGGCTACGGTGCCAAACCACCACAGCTGCCGTGGCGTGTTGAGGCCGATCAAACCGCCGATATCGCCGGCGACGAACCGCTGCTGATCGTCCAGCGCACCGGCGTGCCGCTGATGATCGACCCCGATCGCAGCGCCGCCGTCAAAGCCTTGCTCGCCAGCGAACCGCTGGATCTGATCCTCTCCGATGACGGCATGCAGCACTATCGTCTGGCGCGGGATCTGGAGCTGGTGTTGATCGACGCCGCTCGCGGCCTCGGCAACAAGCGTTGCCTGCCCGCCGGGCCTTTGCGCGAGCCGATCGAACGCCTGCAAAGCGTCGACGGCGTGCTGTTCAACGGTGCCACCGAAGATCGCGACGACGGTTTCGCTTTTCGTCTGCAACCCACCGCGCTGGTCAATCTGCGCAGTGGCGAGCGCAAATCGCTCGAGCATTTTCCGCCGGGTCAGAGCGTCCACGCCGTCGCCGGGATCGGCAATCCGCAACGTTTCTTCAATACCCTCGAAGCGCTAGACTGGCGCGCAGTCCCCCATGCGTTTGCCGACCACGCTGAATACAGCATGCAGGCCTTGAATTTCACACCGTCATTGCCATTGGTGATGACCGAAAAGGACGCGGTGAAGTGCCGTGCCTTCGCTGCTGCCGACTGGTGGTATCTGGCGGTCGATGCCGTGCCGTCGCCGGCCTTCGTGGCCTGGTTCGACACACAGCTGATGCGCCTGTTGCCCGATCGGCTTTTGCCTTAA
- a CDS encoding ExbD/TolR family protein, whose translation MKFRRKPRETIDINLASLIDVVFILLLFFVVTTTFTRETQLRVDLPEAVSGSPAEDQQLKQIDVAISAEGVFSVNNKILPKNDLATLMEAMQKESNGDTNMPLSISADGKTQHQSVITAMDAAGKLGFSHLRMTTVEAAPKS comes from the coding sequence GTGAAATTCCGTCGCAAGCCTCGGGAAACCATCGACATCAACCTCGCGTCGCTGATCGACGTGGTGTTCATTTTGCTGCTGTTTTTTGTCGTGACCACCACGTTCACTCGCGAAACCCAGTTGCGCGTTGACCTGCCGGAGGCGGTCAGCGGCTCCCCGGCCGAAGACCAGCAGCTCAAGCAGATCGACGTGGCCATCAGCGCCGAAGGCGTGTTTTCGGTGAACAACAAGATTCTGCCGAAGAACGATCTGGCGACATTGATGGAAGCCATGCAGAAAGAGTCCAACGGCGATACCAACATGCCGTTGTCGATCAGTGCTGACGGCAAGACGCAGCATCAATCCGTGATCACCGCCATGGACGCGGCCGGCAAGCTCGGTTTCAGCCATCTGCGCATGACCACGGTCGAGGCGGCGCCCAAATCCTGA